The genomic interval TTTTGAAAAAGTCAGGAAACATAAAAAAACAATGCAGCCCCCGCCAGTGATGATTTGTTTGTAGCCCAATAAAATTCAATGCTGTTATGACATTGTGTTCTGCTGCAAACAGGTTGCTCCTTCAGAGCTTATAGCCTGGCAAGGTTGGGTTGAGGCAAGAAACCCGATCTAATTTAATGTAACACTTTAGTTTTTTGAAAAATGTACTACCTATAAGCTCCGTAGGAGCAGCCTGTTTGTAGCAAAATAGGATATTATAACAGAGATTAGCTCTGTTACGAGCGACCTGTCTTTTGTAAATCCATATAAACAGGTCTACCTGAATACGGACAGGCCGCTCCTACGGAGCTATTTACCTTATTGAATTTTATTGCGCTACAACGGATGTTCACCCCAAGTCAAAAAACAAAAGTGCCGTAAAAGCCTTATATTTATTGGCTTTTACGCCGAACAGCAAGCTTTTTTCTAGTGACTACCCGTATGTTCCGGCTTGGCAATACTTCTGGCAACTTTATCTGTAATGCCTCTAATAATTCATGTGATTGTTGCCGCGGACACGGGATCTTCTGGCAACTAGCTTTTTGGCCTTTGATTGTTACTTCCATCGAACAAATGGTCGTCAATTGTGCGAGACCTTCCTCTACCGTCAAGTCAAAATTCTTCCACGCTCTGCGCAGCCTTCGAATTATCATGTACGCAAGCATTACCACAAACACATGTCCCCGTGTACTATCCTCCTTTCTTACATACACCGGACGAACCTCCAAATTCACCGTCTTACAGTCCCGAAACGCCTTCTCCACTTCCGTTAAATCCTTGTATCGTTCATGTACCAGATTGGTATCCGCCTCGTTCTCCTCAAGATCAGTCTTGATTGCGTAACAACCATCAAGGTATGATGCCTCCTTTAATGCTTCCTCAGCTCTCTCTATCTTTAGCGTCCTATCCTCTTCTTTTATCTGCACCCACCCATCAAGTTTCAATCTCGTTAGCCTTTCCCTTGTTGTTTCCAGGGCCTTCGATACTGACGACTTAGGATGTTCCTTCAGATAACTGTTCTTCTTCACGATGTATTTCTCTATACTCTGTAATTTTGATACACGGGTCTTTGACATCTCTTCCGCCCTTACCGGATTGCGCCTCAGAATATATCGAACCTCATCATCCTTTATCTCGCAGAGCTTTTCTTCGAACAATCCTAATTGCAGTATCCCTTTATTTATCAACGACTCTATCTGCGGCTTGGTTATCGCCGTTATGTAATGAAACCCTTCCGGTAAACTTTCGATTTGCACCGTCTTGATCATCCCACGATCTCCTACAATCGTTACATCTTTGCATCCAAACCACTCTAATACCTTCTTTACCTGAGATTCAAAGGTCTTCGGATCCTGGGTGTTGCCCCTAAATACTTCTGTTGATACCGGCTCCCCGGATTCATCACAAAGCATACCGATCACTATCTGTTTTTTCCTCTTTTTGCCGTCACGATTATACCCGTACTCACCAAAATGATTCGACTTCCCCTCTAAATAACTGCTCGTCACGTCATACAAAAACAACTTCGGCTTATTGCCTCCTCGTCTTAACTCAAACAGCTTTCGCTCTATCTTTGCCTGATTCTCTGACAACCATGACAAATTATCGTACAGATTGTTCTCGTCAAACCCACGCTTCATATCCAGGACGTCACCCGCAGCATGTATCTGCGCCAGCCTTACTGCAGACAGTCTTGACCCCTGGCCTATTACCCTTGCCATTACTTGCCAAAGCGCCAGCTTTCCTTCAAAGTCCTTTCCCAATGCCTCTTCTATCCCTAATTCCTTTGCCACTTGGTACACGCTCCACGCTGCTCCCACAGACAAACCCTCATGGAGTTTCACCGATTCTGACAATGCGCCCAATGCA from Candidatus Kuenenia stuttgartiensis carries:
- a CDS encoding IS1634 family transposase is translated as MHIVENKSKSGKKIYRSTLLRESYREDGKVKKRTIANLSNCTPLEIEAIRLALAHKDDLCALGALSESVKLHEGLSVGAAWSVYQVAKELGIEEALGKDFEGKLALWQVMARVIGQGSRLSAVRLAQIHAAGDVLDMKRGFDENNLYDNLSWLSENQAKIERKLFELRRGGNKPKLFLYDVTSSYLEGKSNHFGEYGYNRDGKKRKKQIVIGMLCDESGEPVSTEVFRGNTQDPKTFESQVKKVLEWFGCKDVTIVGDRGMIKTVQIESLPEGFHYITAITKPQIESLINKGILQLGLFEEKLCEIKDDEVRYILRRNPVRAEEMSKTRVSKLQSIEKYIVKKNSYLKEHPKSSVSKALETTRERLTRLKLDGWVQIKEEDRTLKIERAEEALKEASYLDGCYAIKTDLEENEADTNLVHERYKDLTEVEKAFRDCKTVNLEVRPVYVRKEDSTRGHVFVVMLAYMIIRRLRRAWKNFDLTVEEGLAQLTTICSMEVTIKGQKASCQKIPCPRQQSHELLEALQIKLPEVLPSRNIRVVTRKKLAVRRKSQ